The region AGCGTTAGGGTTTGCGCTTCGAGGTCTACGGTCAGTTCGGCCTGCGGTGCTTTGGCGGCAAGCTCGAGCAACTCGGCATACGTGGCCTTGTCCACAATGATGGGCAGCAAGCCGTTCTTCAGGGCG is a window of Chloroflexaceae bacterium DNA encoding:
- a CDS encoding 3-isopropylmalate dehydratase small subunit, whose product is DNFGCGSSRELAPWALTAYGFRAVISTSFADIFRGNALKNGLLPIIVDKATYAELLELAAKAPQAELTVDLEAQTLTL